One window of the Zea mays cultivar B73 chromosome 3, Zm-B73-REFERENCE-NAM-5.0, whole genome shotgun sequence genome contains the following:
- the LOC109945223 gene encoding uncharacterized protein — SSDLVRPIRYRVPRSSDAYTPPLHTRSRSLFFLSCSDPKNPSLITILVLAFGVVFPPKATADDAVLQRFALAPADPASNSIISFNVTATVSLRNPNMYRAIEYGALAVTFSFNGTRFDDSASVPGFKHKARKTATQSVRVGGVGKPIKLTRPGVGEFRAENDTGSFGVEMRLDTVLQHKGRSHPTFTPPRVVATADLANGPRPIDPPLPLGAARHR, encoded by the coding sequence TCCAGTGATCTGGTCCGTCCGATACGCTATAGAGTCCCTCGGTCGTCCGATGCATACACGCCCCCCCTGCACACCCGCTCGCGATCCTTGTTTTTCCTCTCCTGTTCAGATCCAAAAAACCCTAGCCTCATCACCATCCTGGTGCTCGCCTTCGGCGTGGTGTTCCCGCCCAAGGCCACGGCCGACGACGCCGTGCTACAGCGGTTCGCGCTGGCGCCCGCCGACCCGGCGTCTAACTCCATCATCTCCTTCAACGTCACCGCCACGGTGTCGCTCCGGAACCCCAACATGTACCGGGCCATCGAGTACGGCGCGCTCGCCGTGACCTTCTCCTTCAACGGCACCCGCTTCGACGACTCTGCGTCCGTGCCGGGGTTCAAGCACAAGGCGCGGAAGACGGCGACACAGAGCGTGAGAGTCGGCGGCGTGGGCAAGCCCATCAAGCTGACCAGACCCGGGGTGGGTGAGTTTCGGGCGGAGAACGACACGGGCAGCTTCGGCGTGGAGATGCGGCTGGACACGGTGCTCCAGCACAAGGGCCGATCCCACCCCACCTTCACGCCTCCTCGCGTCGTCGCAACCGCAGATCTGGCCAACGGCCCCCGACCGATCGACCCCCCTCTCCCCCTCGGCGCGGCGAGGCACAGGTGA
- the LOC100272561 gene encoding putative protein kinase superfamily protein isoform X1, whose product MQGGPLSPDEYRVASPPALLHQPAPVIVVAIDRDRNSQLAAKWVVDHLLSGASQIVLLHVAAHYPANHGFAMAETTQSALEAEMKEIFVPYRGFFNRNGVDVFEVVLEEADVSKAILGYITANKIQSIALGGASRNAFTKKFKNADVPSTLMKCAPDYCNIYVVAKGKSVNVRLAKCGVPPMHGGADSPSDTDSVRESGLYIRRGSRGHGHLPPVMPDARRSMDGRSTLPELTTRPPFRERSLPSSATKNVVVLPGKDYSEAPSRSARHDSFGGDLDFGPSTRFSSMDFGDNLDLTASPAREPMSPATGAQRDIEVEMRRLRLELKQTMDMYNAACKEAINAKQRAKEMQLMKLEEERRLEEARHAEETALALAEMEKAKCRAAMEAAEAAQRLADLEAQRRRNAEVRARREADEKVRALDAISNHDFRYRKYHIDEIEMATERFSDELKIGEGGYGPVYRASLDHTPVAIKVLRPDAHQGRKQFQQEVEVLSCIRHPNMVLLLGACPEYGCLVYEYMEHGSLEDRLFRRGGTPPIPWAQRFRIAAEIATALLFLHQTKPEPLVHRDLKPANILLDRNYVSKISDVGLARLVPPSVADSVTQYRLTATAGTFCYIDPEYQQTGKLGVKSDIYSLGVLLLQVVTARPPMGLTHHVEKAIDAGTFAQMLDITVKDWPVEEALGYAKLALKCTEMRRRDRPDLATVVLPELNRLRNLGHAYEARMSAVGTNSGSGESNDQVSGSSPTAGGSWRTAES is encoded by the exons ATGCAAGGAGGCCCACTCAGCCCGGACGAGTACCGGGTGGCGTCGCCGCCGGCGCTGCTGCACCAGCCGGCGCCCGTCATCGTCGTGGCCATCGACCGGGACCGCAACAGCCAACTGGCCGCGAAGTGGGTGGTGGACCACCTCCTCTCCGGCGCCTCTCAGATCGTCCTCCTCCACGTGGCCGCCCACTACCCCGCCAACC ATGGGTTCGCCATGGCCGAGACGACGCAGAGCGCGCTGGAGGCTGAAATGAAGGAGATCTTTGTCCCCTACAGAGGATTCTTCAACCGGAATGGG GTGGATGTCTTCGAGGTAGTGTTGGAAGAGGCAGACGTGTCCAAGGCCATTCTAGGTTACATCACTGCAAACAAGATCCAGAGCATTGCGCTCGGCGGAGCCAGCAGAAATGCATTCACCAA AAAATTCAAGAACGCGGACGTGCCGTCGACCCTGATGAAGTGCGCGCCGGACTACTGCAACATCTACGTCGTGGCCAAGGGCAAGTCCGTCAATGTCCGGCTCGCCAAGTGCGGCGTCCCGCCCATGCACGGTGGCGCCGACAGCCCTTCGGACACCGACTCCGTCCGGGAATCGGGGCTGTACATTCGGCGTGGCTCCAggggacacggacacctgccgccggTGATGCCTGACGCCAGGCGCTCCATGGACGGGCGCAGCACCCTGCCGGAGCTCACCACGCGCCCACCGTTCCGCGAgcgctcgctcccgtcctcggccACCAAGAACGTCGTCGTCCTGCCGGGAAAGGACTACTCCGAGGCGCCCTCCCGCTCCGCGAGGCACGACTCGTTCGGCGGCGACCTCGACTTCGGCCCGAGCACGCGCTTCTCCTCCATGGACTTCGGCGACAACCTCGACCTCACCGCCAGCCCCGCTCGGGAGCCCATGTCACCGGCCACCGGC GCGCAACGGGATATTGAGGTCGAGATGCGGCGCCTCCGGCTGGAACTCAAGCAGACCATGGACATGTACAACGCGGCGTGCAAGGAGGCCATCAACGCCAAGCAGCGGGCCAAGGAGATGCAGCTGATGAAACTGGAGGAGGAGCGTCGGCTGGAGGAGGCCAGGCACGCCGAGGAGACTGCTCTGGCACTGGCCGAGATGGAGAAGGCCAAGTGCCGCGCGGCCATGGAGGCAGCCGAGGCGGCGCAGAGACTGGCCGACCTGGAGGCGCAGCGGCGCCGCAACGCCGAGGTGCGCGCGCGCCGGGAggccgacgagaaggtgcgcgcaCTGGATGCCATCTCCAACCACGACTTCCGGTACCGCAAGTACCACATCGACGAGATCGAGATGGCCACGGAGCGCTTCTCCGACGAGCTCAAGATCGGCGAGGGCGGCTACGGCCCCGTCTACCGCGCCTCCCTGGACCACACCCCCGTCGCCATCAAGGTGCTCCGGCCCGACGCGCACCAGGGGAGGAAGCAGTTCCAGCAGGAGGTGGAGGTGCTCAGCTGCATCCGCCACCCCAACATGGTGCTCCTCCTCGGTGCGTGCCCCGAGTACGGCTGCCTCGTGTACGAGTACATGGAGCACGGCAGCCTCGAGGACCGGCTGTTCCGTCGGGGCGGCACGCCGCCGATCCCGTGGGCGCAGCGGTTCCGGATCGCGGCGGAGATCGCGACGGCGCTGCTGTTCCTGCACCAGACAAAGCCGGAGCCGCTGGTGCACCGGGACCTGAAGCCGGCCAACATCCTGCTGGACCGCAACTACGTGAGCAAGATCAGCGACGTCGGGCTGGCGCGTCTGGTGCCGCCGTCGGTGGCGGACAGCGTGACGCAGTACCGGCTGACGGCGACGGCGGGCACCTTCTGCTACATCGACCCGGAGTACCAGCAGACGGGGAAGCTGGGCGTCAAGTCGGACATCTACTCGCTCGGCGTGCTCCTGCTGCAGGTGGTCACCGCGCGGCCACCCATGGGGCTCACGCACCACGTCGAGAAGGCCATCGACGCGGGCACCTTCGCGCAGATGCTCGACATCACCGTCAAGGACTGGCCCGTCGAGGAGGCGCTCGGCTACGCAAAGCTCGCGCTCAAGTGCACGGAGATGCGGCGGAGGGACCGGCCGGACCTCGCAACCGTCGTACTGCCGGAGCTCAACCGGTTAAGGAACCTCGGCCACGCGTACGAGGCACGCATGAGCGCCGTCGGGACCAACAGTGGAAGTGGCGAAAGTAATGACCAGGTCAGCGGGAGCTCGCCGACGGCGGGTGGTTCATGGAGAACGGCGGAGAGCTAG
- the LOC100272561 gene encoding putative protein kinase superfamily protein produces MQGGPLSPDEYRVASPPALLHQPAPVIVVAIDRDRNSQLAAKWVVDHLLSGASQIVLLHVAAHYPANHGFAMAETTQSALEAEMKEIFVPYRGFFNRNGVNVDVFEVVLEEADVSKAILGYITANKIQSIALGGASRNAFTKKFKNADVPSTLMKCAPDYCNIYVVAKGKSVNVRLAKCGVPPMHGGADSPSDTDSVRESGLYIRRGSRGHGHLPPVMPDARRSMDGRSTLPELTTRPPFRERSLPSSATKNVVVLPGKDYSEAPSRSARHDSFGGDLDFGPSTRFSSMDFGDNLDLTASPAREPMSPATGAQRDIEVEMRRLRLELKQTMDMYNAACKEAINAKQRAKEMQLMKLEEERRLEEARHAEETALALAEMEKAKCRAAMEAAEAAQRLADLEAQRRRNAEVRARREADEKVRALDAISNHDFRYRKYHIDEIEMATERFSDELKIGEGGYGPVYRASLDHTPVAIKVLRPDAHQGRKQFQQEVEVLSCIRHPNMVLLLGACPEYGCLVYEYMEHGSLEDRLFRRGGTPPIPWAQRFRIAAEIATALLFLHQTKPEPLVHRDLKPANILLDRNYVSKISDVGLARLVPPSVADSVTQYRLTATAGTFCYIDPEYQQTGKLGVKSDIYSLGVLLLQVVTARPPMGLTHHVEKAIDAGTFAQMLDITVKDWPVEEALGYAKLALKCTEMRRRDRPDLATVVLPELNRLRNLGHAYEARMSAVGTNSGSGESNDQVSGSSPTAGGSWRTAES; encoded by the exons ATGCAAGGAGGCCCACTCAGCCCGGACGAGTACCGGGTGGCGTCGCCGCCGGCGCTGCTGCACCAGCCGGCGCCCGTCATCGTCGTGGCCATCGACCGGGACCGCAACAGCCAACTGGCCGCGAAGTGGGTGGTGGACCACCTCCTCTCCGGCGCCTCTCAGATCGTCCTCCTCCACGTGGCCGCCCACTACCCCGCCAACC ATGGGTTCGCCATGGCCGAGACGACGCAGAGCGCGCTGGAGGCTGAAATGAAGGAGATCTTTGTCCCCTACAGAGGATTCTTCAACCGGAATGGGGTAAAT GTGGATGTCTTCGAGGTAGTGTTGGAAGAGGCAGACGTGTCCAAGGCCATTCTAGGTTACATCACTGCAAACAAGATCCAGAGCATTGCGCTCGGCGGAGCCAGCAGAAATGCATTCACCAA AAAATTCAAGAACGCGGACGTGCCGTCGACCCTGATGAAGTGCGCGCCGGACTACTGCAACATCTACGTCGTGGCCAAGGGCAAGTCCGTCAATGTCCGGCTCGCCAAGTGCGGCGTCCCGCCCATGCACGGTGGCGCCGACAGCCCTTCGGACACCGACTCCGTCCGGGAATCGGGGCTGTACATTCGGCGTGGCTCCAggggacacggacacctgccgccggTGATGCCTGACGCCAGGCGCTCCATGGACGGGCGCAGCACCCTGCCGGAGCTCACCACGCGCCCACCGTTCCGCGAgcgctcgctcccgtcctcggccACCAAGAACGTCGTCGTCCTGCCGGGAAAGGACTACTCCGAGGCGCCCTCCCGCTCCGCGAGGCACGACTCGTTCGGCGGCGACCTCGACTTCGGCCCGAGCACGCGCTTCTCCTCCATGGACTTCGGCGACAACCTCGACCTCACCGCCAGCCCCGCTCGGGAGCCCATGTCACCGGCCACCGGC GCGCAACGGGATATTGAGGTCGAGATGCGGCGCCTCCGGCTGGAACTCAAGCAGACCATGGACATGTACAACGCGGCGTGCAAGGAGGCCATCAACGCCAAGCAGCGGGCCAAGGAGATGCAGCTGATGAAACTGGAGGAGGAGCGTCGGCTGGAGGAGGCCAGGCACGCCGAGGAGACTGCTCTGGCACTGGCCGAGATGGAGAAGGCCAAGTGCCGCGCGGCCATGGAGGCAGCCGAGGCGGCGCAGAGACTGGCCGACCTGGAGGCGCAGCGGCGCCGCAACGCCGAGGTGCGCGCGCGCCGGGAggccgacgagaaggtgcgcgcaCTGGATGCCATCTCCAACCACGACTTCCGGTACCGCAAGTACCACATCGACGAGATCGAGATGGCCACGGAGCGCTTCTCCGACGAGCTCAAGATCGGCGAGGGCGGCTACGGCCCCGTCTACCGCGCCTCCCTGGACCACACCCCCGTCGCCATCAAGGTGCTCCGGCCCGACGCGCACCAGGGGAGGAAGCAGTTCCAGCAGGAGGTGGAGGTGCTCAGCTGCATCCGCCACCCCAACATGGTGCTCCTCCTCGGTGCGTGCCCCGAGTACGGCTGCCTCGTGTACGAGTACATGGAGCACGGCAGCCTCGAGGACCGGCTGTTCCGTCGGGGCGGCACGCCGCCGATCCCGTGGGCGCAGCGGTTCCGGATCGCGGCGGAGATCGCGACGGCGCTGCTGTTCCTGCACCAGACAAAGCCGGAGCCGCTGGTGCACCGGGACCTGAAGCCGGCCAACATCCTGCTGGACCGCAACTACGTGAGCAAGATCAGCGACGTCGGGCTGGCGCGTCTGGTGCCGCCGTCGGTGGCGGACAGCGTGACGCAGTACCGGCTGACGGCGACGGCGGGCACCTTCTGCTACATCGACCCGGAGTACCAGCAGACGGGGAAGCTGGGCGTCAAGTCGGACATCTACTCGCTCGGCGTGCTCCTGCTGCAGGTGGTCACCGCGCGGCCACCCATGGGGCTCACGCACCACGTCGAGAAGGCCATCGACGCGGGCACCTTCGCGCAGATGCTCGACATCACCGTCAAGGACTGGCCCGTCGAGGAGGCGCTCGGCTACGCAAAGCTCGCGCTCAAGTGCACGGAGATGCGGCGGAGGGACCGGCCGGACCTCGCAACCGTCGTACTGCCGGAGCTCAACCGGTTAAGGAACCTCGGCCACGCGTACGAGGCACGCATGAGCGCCGTCGGGACCAACAGTGGAAGTGGCGAAAGTAATGACCAGGTCAGCGGGAGCTCGCCGACGGCGGGTGGTTCATGGAGAACGGCGGAGAGCTAG
- the LOC103651528 gene encoding putative ubiquitin-like-specific protease 1B, whose protein sequence is MHWYLAVINVRNMEIQVLDSLGKSSGRNDLINTIKGLQRQIDMVSQRKELKDHRWPDLRVASWPLREMEMKYAKQTDSSSCGLFLLNYIEYWTGDELSDNFTQDDMLHFRKKLAAILLFSDINKRKGCPLYKYDKEVDAGSSSDVQILDSPTNPKKRKLLCVS, encoded by the exons ATGCACTGGTATCTTGCCGTGATCAATGTaagaaatatggagatacaagTGCTCGACTCACTTGGTAAATCATCCGGTCGCAATGACCTCATTAACACT ATAAAAGGACTCCAAAGACAAATTGATATGGTATCTCAGCGTAAGGAATTAAAAGATCACAGGTGGCCAGACCTCCGAGTTGCTTCTTGGCCACTTAGAGAAATGGAAATGAAATATGCAAAGCAAACAGATAG CTCCTCGTGTGGCCTCTTTCTACTAAATTATATCGAATACTGGACAGGGGATGAATTATCTGATAATTTTACCCAG GATGACATGTTACACTTTAGGAAAAAAttggctgctatattactattTTCAGATATAAACAAGAGAAAGGGGTGTCCGTTATACAAGTATGACAAAGAAGTCGATGCTGGAAGCTCCTCTGATGTTCAGATATTAGATAGTCCCACAAatcctaagaagaggaaactacttTGTGTATCTTAA